In Bacteroidota bacterium, the sequence CAAAAAGAGTTGTCTATTAATTAAACAAATCCAAACGTATGAAGCGTACCTTAAAATTTATATGCCTTTTAGTATTGCAAAGCTTGGCCTTGATAGCTTTTTCACAACACAAAAAGTTTAATATGGTACAGCTATCGCGTTGGGACAATGACAGCCTTAGCACAATGGGCTTGCAAAGCTATAACGACGTTTGGGGCTGGTACGATACGATAAAAAAACGCGAATACGCAATTGTGGGAACCGTAGACAGTACTTACTTTTTTGATGTTACCAACCCGTTTGCAACTCCGATAAAATGTGATGCCGAAGCAGGCCGTTCAGGATTTTCAATTTGGCGCGATTATGATACTTACAGCCATTACTGCTATGCTGTGCAAGATGCTAACGTTGGTGCGCTGCAAATATTTGACATGAGCTACCTGCCCGATTCGGTACATAAAGTATATCAAAGCGACTCTTTGTTATACCGCAGTCATACCATATTCAGGTCGGGGGATAAGTTGTATTGCAACAGTGCTACTACCCGCAACGGTACCCGCAGGGCTTCGCAAATATTATCACTGGCCGACCCTGAAAACCCTACGCTGGCAGGTATCATTACCCCGCCCATTTTTGGGGGTACTGCTGCTTTTAACTTTTGCCACGATACCTACGTGCGCCACGATACCGCCTATTGTTCAGGCGAAACCAGCGGCCTGTATATTTTTGATGTGCGCAACCCCGCTAACCCAAAATACTTGGCGGCCATCACTGATTACCCCGAAAAAGGTTATAACCACAGTTCTTGGACTACTGACGACGGAAAGTATATATTTTTTACGGACGAAAACCACGGCTTAGGTATCAAGGCTTTTGAGATTGACAACTTTGCCAACATGGATTTCCAATCCGTATTCCGCTCTAATCCCGGAGCTATCGCCCACAACCCCTATATCAAAGGAAACTTCTTATACGTATCGTACTACGAAGACGGTGTATATGTATTTGATATCCGTAACCCTAAAAACCCTCAAGTAGTGGCTTATTACGATACCCACCCACAAAACAACGAAGGACAATATCGCGGTTTTTACGGCTGTTGGTCGGTTTACCCGTTCCTACCTTCGGGTATTGTGCTGGCTTTAGACCAAACCAACGGTTTGTTTGTATTAAAGGCCGACGCCACCATATCTGTAGAAGAATTGGGCGTAGAAACATTTAATGTGTACCCCAACCCTTTGAACAGTGATAACCTTAGCGTGAGTTTATTAAACCACGACGAACGCGAGGTAACGGTTACTATTACTGATGCTTTGGGCGTTGAAGTGTACCGCAGCCAACAAACAGTTGAAGAGGGTTTGAATAATTTATCGGTGCAGATGCCCGAAGGGGCTAAGGCAGGCATATATTTTGTAACAATTACGGGCAGAATTAGCAATATTTGCAAAAAAATACTGAAACCGTAAAAGTTATTAATGCCGCAACCTACCGCCCGTATTTTGTATAAATTCCTTTTAGTAGTATTAGCAACGGGCTTTAGCCTTGTAGCCAACGCACAGCTTACAGAGCGGTATTCAACCATTAATATACTGCCCATGCAAAACCTGTTTTATGCAGTGGATAGCATGCAGCACCCCGATACCGTACCTCAACGTTTTCAGCAATACCACCCCCTTTTCAGAAACGAAGTTGCTTTTCTAAGTCAGGGCAACATTGTGTCAGCGGCACAATCGCTCATATTTAATGCCGAACGGGAAAGCGGTTTAGATATGGGCTTACAACAGCCATACAGCTATTACCTATTCTCACCCCAAAACATAAATATGTATAAGGTGCGCCGTGCTTATACTGATTTGGTGTACACGCAAGGAGCAGGTGAATTGATAGGGATTAAAACATTACACAGCCAAAACATACTTCCCAACTGGAACATAGGCGTTGATTACAACCGTATTAAAAGTGACGGTTTTCAGCTACGTCAGCGGACCAGCGTTTACAATACCCGTTTTTTCAACTGGTACCACAGCCGTGATGAACGCTACCACCTGATTATTACAGCGACTTGGAACCGTTTACGTAATGAGGAAAACGGCGGACTGAAAAGCGATTCGGCGTTTGAAAATTCAACCGCCCTCAGCAAGTTTCCCGTACGCTTGGGGGACGATATTGATAAGGTTCGTAACTATATTAAAACCAACGATTACCGCATCACAAATATGCTGCGTTTGGGGCCTAAAAAACAGGTAAAGTATTACCAACCCGAGGCCATGACGTATGAACTGGACACACAGCAAACACTGATACCTACTTATGTAATAGCGCATCAGTTTGCTTATACAGGAAACCGTTATTTGTATAGAGACGACAGCTACGACACCAATACTTATTACCCGTACACGTTTCTGAATGATGACCGTACTTTCGACTCGATACAGCACAACGTAATCAGTAATTCTATCACTATTAGTAACGGCCCGTTTATGGGCTACCTGCGTGATACCTTGCCTGTGAAACGCTGGTTAATGCTAAGTGCTACGGGCGGATACGATTATCACTTTATAGCATGGCAAACTACTACCAACGCACGCTATAACAATACCTACGTTGGGGGTAGCATTTTCTCAAATCCATACATACCTGCGGCTGTTAAATTTAATGCCGAAGGGCGTTTTTGGTTGACAGGCTACAACCAAGCTGATTATAAGTTAAAAGGTCGCTTGGACATAAATTTTGGTGCATTTGTGCTTGAAGCCGGAGCATTGTTTCAGGCCTACCGCCCGCAAATCACACAATACTTTTTTGTAGGTAATCACGCCTATTGGATAAACGATTTTGATAAAACCTTTGTAAACACGCTTTCGGCTACCTTGCGCACTAAACGTTTGAAAAACAACTACCACCTTACTTTCAAACAGCAATTGGTAAACAACTATATCTACTTTGACAGTACACTTACTGCAAAGCAAGAGGCAAAGGCTATCAGCATCACATCCGTAAACTTAAAAAAACGCTTTCAGGCCGGTAAGTTCTTTTTAGACAACAACATTACCGCCCAGTTTACCAATAACGAAGACATATTGAGGCTACCTGCCCTTTCAACTTGGAACTCGCTTTATTTCCAAGGCTATATGTTTAAAAAGGCTATGTACGCTCAAATAGGGGTTGATTTCTTCTATTACTCACAGGTAACGGCCAATACTTTCGACCCTGAAACCAAGCAATTCTACATTCAAAATAAGGTGGATATCGGTAACTATCCGTGGTTTGATGTGTTCATCAACGGGCACGTGCGCAATTTTACCATATCGGCAAAAATGGAACACGTAACCGCAGGCTTCTTTGGCCGCAGGTATTACGCCATGCCCCACCAACCCATGCACGGCAGGGTATTCAGGCTGGGCATTTCGTGGAAGTTTTTTGATTAATAGGGTAACTCTTGCGAGGGATTGAAATCCCTCGTTGTTACAATTACCGTCTGCAAATGGACTTAAGTCCATTTGCAGACGGTAATTTTGAAAGAATGGGGTTTTAACCCCGTTACAATCAGTTTCCCATTTTTTTAACATATGTAAAACCTTGCCGCGTGGCTAAACTTCAACTTTGCACCTACAAAACCATCCGATAAAATTATGAAAGCAACCATACTAGGTGCAGGAATTGCAGGACTTACCACAGCCATCGCATTACAGCAAAAAGGGATAGAAATTGAGATTTTTGAGGCTGCACCCAAAATTCAACCCGTAGGCGCAGGGTTGGCCCTTGCGGCAAACGCTATGCAAGCCTTTTATAAATTGGGCATTGCTGATGCTATTATTGCCAAAGGTCGCAAATTGCCCGCCTTTTCGTTTTACAACCATCGCGGTATAATGCTAAACAGTACCAACAGCATAGAGTTGGGTAAAAAATACGGCATAGACAATTTTACCATCCACAGAGCAGCATTGCACAGTGCCTTGCTAGAACAATTGGGCGAAACCCCCATAAATCTTTCAAAAAGAGCGGTAGGCTTTACCCAAAACGGTAATGTTATTACCCTGCAATTTGCCGATGGCAGTAGCCACATTACTCAATGCCTTATTGTTGCTGACGGGATAAACTCCCCCATCCGCAGGCAGTTGATACCACACAGCCTACCCCGCTATGCGGGCTATGTGTGCTGGCGTGCAGTAATTGACAGTAAAGGTTTTGATTGGAGCGAAACCTCTGAAACCTTTGGCCCAATGGGTCGTTTTGGAATTACTCCACTTGCTAATAACTTGTTGTATTGGTATGCCTGCACCAACGCTCCAAAAGACAGTAAACATTATGCCGACTATACCGTTGATGATTTGCGCAAACACTTTGCGGGCTATCATCACCCCATAAAAGAAATACTTGACCGCACCGAAGATAACGCGCTTATCTATGGGCCTATACTTGATTTGGCACCCCTTGATAAATTTGCCTTTGGTAACATTTTACTGATTGGTGATGCCGCCCATGCAACAACACCCAACTTAGGGCAAGGTGCCTGCCAAGCTATTGAAGATGCTGTAGTACTGGCCGATGAAATGGCGAAAACCACCGTGTACCAAAATGCCTTTGTAAATTTTGAGCAACGCAGATTGGAGCGCACCCGTTATATTACATTACAATCAAGAAAGGTGGGTGAAGTAGCCCAATGGCAAAACCCTGTGCTGGGATGGATACGCGACAGAATAATGAAGAATATGCCCCAAAGCACCAAGGATAAACAGTTTGCAAAACTGTTTACGGTTGATTTTTAACCAAAAGGAAATAGCGGCAACTCGGCCACCTCTTTTACTGCGCTGTTTTGCTTATCAATTTTAATGTAGTGATGGCTCACACCGTTGCTCACCATTATATAATCAATCCCAAAACCGTAAGTGTACACAGCAGCCTGTGTAAAAACCGCTGCATTAATAGATACCGTAGGGGCTTTGCACTCTACCAATAAAGCGGGCTGGCCGTTGCGCCCAAACACCACAATATCGGCGCGGCGGCTACGCCCCAATACGTTTATACCCTTCTCAACCCCAATAAGGTGCGGGGGTACGTTTTTATCTGTTACCAAAAAGTGGATAATATGCTGGCGCACCCATTCCTCGGGCGTTAGCACCACATATTTCCTTCTCACCTCATCAAAAATTAGTTTTCTTTGTGCCTCGGCTTTCACCTTGTACTCAAAAGGGGGAAGGTTTAACTGATACATAGCGCTTTTTCAAAAATACTTCAAATAATACAATGGCAACAGCAGCATCTGCATCGTTTGATAAAATAATGGCTTCGTTAATAGCACGCAAATTCTCACCCGTGTATTTTTTGCAGGGTGAAGAAAGCTATTTTATTGATGCGGTAGCGGATTACATAGAGGATAATGTGCTGAACGAAGGCGAACGCGGTTTTAACCAAACCGTGTTTTACGGCAAAGAAACCGATATGATGACGGTGGTAATGGCCGCGCGCAGGTTTCCGATGATGAGCGATTATCAGGTGATTATTGTGAAGGAAGCCCAAAACCTGAAAGACTTTGATAAGCTGGAAAGTTACCTTGCTAATCCCGTAAGCAGTACTATTTTGGTGTTTGCCTACAAGGGTAAAAAACTGGATAAGCGCACCAAAACGGCTAAACTGCTTGCCAACTTTGAATTTTTAGACTCAGCCAAGTTATACGAGAACCAAGTGCCTGCTTGGGTAACTGATTATTTGCGCGGCAAAGGCTACACTATGAACGAGCGTGCCCAAGCGTTGGTGGCACAATCATTAGGAAATGATTTGGGCAAAATTGCCAACGAGTTGGATAAGATGTTGCTAAACCTTGCAGGTGGTACGGTAAAAAACATCACTGAGAAAGAAGTTGAGGAAAACATTGGCATAAGCAAAGATTATAACGTGTTTGAATTGCAGGATGCCATTGGCAAACGCAACTTTACCAAAGCCATTGAAATTGTAGATTACTTTTCGGCCTCTAAAAACCAAAATGCCAACTTGGTAGTGGTGTTGCCCCAATTGTATTCATTCTTTAGTAAGCTGTATAAAATTCATTTTCTGGCTGATAAGAGTAAGGAAAAGGTGAGCAGTGCTTTGGGTATTAACCCGTTCTTTTTCAACGACTATATCAACTATTTCAAAAATTACTCGTCTATCAAGATTGAAAAGATTTTTGCTACGCTATCCGAATTCGACCTAAAATCAAAAGGGGTAAACAATTCGGGCACCCCTGACGGTGAGTTGATGAAGGAGATGCTTGTAAAGATTTTTCATTAATAAATAATTAACATTTGTCGTTTTTTCTTATTTATTTGCCTAAAAAACACCCTCTAACCAATGAAAAGAATTTTACTAGCCTTATTAACAACACTGCCCGCTCTTGCTTTTGCGCAGCAAAGCAGCGACATCGAAGCGGGGGTGATTCCTCAAAATCCCAATGGGATTGTTCCGACTCAAGTTGAGCCGTTTAAACCTGCACACCCTGTTACTTCTAAAGGTTTTATGCGTAAATCGGGCAATTTGCCCTATAAGTTTGATACATTAGGTTTTACCTATTACGATTTGCAAACCAATGCTTCTGTTGGTAACCGTGTATTGGTGCATGCTGATGGTAAAGTATCAGTAGCTTGGACGTATTCTCCTGACGGAACAGCTGAATTCCCTTTGCGTGGTAGTGCATACAACCACCACAACAACACTGCTTGGGGTGCCCCTCCAACCAGCCGTATCGAAACCAACCTGCGTTTGGGTTGGCCAAGTATTGGTGTATTGCCCGGAAACAAAGAGTATGTTATTTCTCACTTTGCTACCAGCGGCGGTTTGCACGTAATGACCAACGATGCGATTGGCGGCAGCAACTGGACTACCGGTCCTCGTGTGCTAACTATTGCAGGAGGTAAGCCAATTTGGAACCGTGCAGATAACAACGGTAACACCATCCACGTACTTACTAATTACTCTGACTCAGCAGCTTCTACTGATCCTCCAAACATTCGTGTTGACGGTATGTTGTTGCCAACTACTTATTCACGCAGTACAGATGGCGGTCAAACTTGGAGCACTGCACTAAGTATGCTACCCGGTTATGATACCAGCCGTTATTTGCGTGGCGGTGGCGACCAATATGCTATTGATGCCAACGGTAACAATGTAGCTATTGTAATTGCCGACAATCTTGGCGGTGATGTTGCCCTTTGGAAAAGTACCGACAACGGACAAACTTTTACTAAAATTATCGTTGATACGTTTGCTTTCGCACCATACAAAACCGATAAAGTAATTGGTTCTAACGTGCCTACTAACGACGGTTCTGTTGATGTTGTAATGGATAACAACGGATATGCACACGTATTTTGGGGATACTCTGAAGTTAGTAAAAACCACCCAAGTGCCGACTCTTCATTCTTTACCCCTGCTTCTAACCGTATTATGTACTGGGGCGAGCAAAACAATGTAAAACGCATTATTGGCGGTATGATGGATATGGACGGTGATACACAACTAACCGTAGCTTACGGTACTCCACGTTCATTGGGTGCTAATAACACTTTGCCACGTTTGCAAGACAGCTTGGGTACTGTTGACCTTATCTCAGTTGCCCGCTATGGTAATACTTCATTGGCTACTATGCCCAGCGCAATGGTAGATGCCCAAGGCCGTATTTTCTGCGTGTATTCAGCTCCTCTTGAAGGTGATTTGTATGCTTCTAACGAAGCCCGCGAAACTTCTAACTACCGTGATTTGTTTATCACTTTCTCTACTGATGGTGGTATCACATGGGCCGATCCTCAAAACATTACCCAAGGACACGGTTACGAAGATGTTTTCGGATGTGTTGGTAAAACTATTGTAAACAACGTATTGCACGTAATTTGGCAACGCGACGAAATACCCGGTACCAACCTTCAGAACAACTCAAGCGATGGTTCTCACCCAACTGTAAACAACGTTATCCTTCATGCTTCTATCCCTGTGCAAGCCATTATCAACAACCAAATTGGTCTTGGCCCCGGTGTAAGCGTTGAAGAGATTGACCAACCCAACGTTTACATCACCAACGGTTTCTATCCAAACCCTACCAGCAATGGCGGTGAAGTAGAAATTTTCTTGACTGAAACCAGCCCTGTTACTTTAACTGTTACCAACTTGTTAGGTCAAACCGTTGCTACCCAAGATTTGGGCAAGCAAGCTCCCGGTAACACCACTGTTAAAGTGGCTACTGATAGCCTTGCTGCCGGTGTGTACATGTATAACATCTCAACCGGAAAATACGCTGTTAGCGGTAAAATGGTTGTGACTAAATAATACCTCGATACATACAGGTATAAAATACTTAATCCAAACTAAGCAAAACCCCGTCTGAAATCAGACGGGGTTTTTTAATGCTTTTAGAAACAGGATTAAAATCCTGTTCTGTTAAAATTACAAAGCGAAGCAGGACTTAAGTCCTGCTTCGCTTTGTAATTAAAGAGCGGCAGGTTTCAACCTGCCTTAATATATTAATCTACTTGAGGTACGTAAATAGAGAAATCTATCGTTTCCTGCTTTTGGATGTTCAGTTTCACGATATGGTGAGATTTTACTACACTATCGCGGGTTGCAGGATTAAGGAACACAGGCCGTAGTTCTGTGGTTTTATAATACGGCAAATGCAACTCCTCTGTGATTTCGTAGGGCAATACTTTCAGGCGTTCAAGCCCTTCGTCGGTAGTGTATAACCACACTGTTTCACCGTTCTTGTAACGGCTAAAATATTGTTCAGACCAAACGCTGGTTACATTCCAGCCTGTATAAAAATCAAGCGAATGCGCTGAGCCAATGGGAAAAATCAGAAAATTCTTTTGGGTAATGTTTTCAGCGGGTGCTTTTTCGGCAATGTATTTTCCGCCCATACTAAACGCTTGGTAGCGCATTAGCTGCGGGTAAAAATGCAGGTTCATGGTAATATTTAGCAAACAGATGCTGATAAACGCCACCTGCAATACCGATGTAGTTTTTTGGTAGTTCTTACCTATGTAGTACAACACCATAATAAGCCCAACCGCCATAAGCACAGGTATCAAAATGTTTTCAGGCTTAAACACATAAAACAATACGCCAATCAACGCCCACACAAGGGCAGCAATAAGTAGCTGGGTACCTTTTACCAAATGTTTTGCCCAAGGAAAACCCTCTTGCAGCACACATACTACCCAACGGGCAGCAAAAATGGCCGCAAACGGGTAGGCAACAAAAATATAGTGCGGCAGTTGGTAACTTGATTTACTAAGAGCTAACAACGCAAAGGTAAAACCACCCAAGGTGATGGCCTCCTGCCCTTTTTCAATCTTAAATTTTGAGCGGATTACCTTATACCAACCGTTTATCCACGCGGCAAACAGCCAGATAGTCCAAGGCATAAATGCCCATAAGGTTGACTCAGTAAGAAAAAACGGCCCTGCATTATTATCCCATACGTTTTCGCCAGTAATACGGCCAAAACTCTGGGTCCAGAAGTAAAACTTCAAGCCTGATTCACCTATGTGCCCGTTCACATCCACCGCAGGGTTGGCATCGTATTGATTATACAAACCGATACACATGGGCAACAGCACCAATGCAACAATGGGTACACCCAGCAACCAACGCCAGTTAAAAATGGTTTTCCAATCGCGCTGCAACACTAAGTGAATACCGAAGGCTGCTATTGGCAGCACTATGCCTATAGGGCCTTTAGCAAGCATGGCAAGGCCAATACCCACAAAGCCCAATACAAAATTCAAAACTTTTCTATGCTCAATATAGGCAGCAAGTTGCCACACCGCAAAAATCACCGAGCCGGTAAGCATCAAATCCGTACGCACATCGTTTACCATTAAGAAAAACGCCTGCGTGCTACCCAATAGCAATGCCGCCCAATAGGCTTCACGTTCGCTGTAATACAGTTTTGCCAAACCATACACCGATACCATTGCCAGCAAGGCAAATAGCATTGAGGGCAGCTTAAACGCCGCAGTTGACACTCCGAAAATGTGGTACGAAGCTGCTGAAAGCCAAAATAAAAGCGGGGGTTTATCAAGATAGTTACGCCCTTGGTCGGTAATGTGTAGATAGCTGTCCCTGTCTATCATCTCTTTAGCCATTGCGGCGTATTGAGACGAATCAACGTCCATTACATCAATAAACAGGGCAAATACGTAAACAATCAGTATTAGTACGAAGGGGAAAAACTTTGCAGCTTTATTCAAAACTTAAAAATTTGGTCAAAAATACACCTAACATTCAAAATCGTTGCCAAAAATAGCCCCTTAGTTAAAAGTTAATTCTTACTACAGGTAATAAAAGTAAAAAAGGCGCAAAAGCTTGTAGCCTTTGCGCCTTTGCATATTTTTTAGCGATAGCCGTATTATTTAATTTTGTTGCTGTAAGCGTTGATGAACTTATAACGTACACCCACTTTACGCCAAACTACCACAGTAGCTTCAAGGTTTTCTTTGTTGTAACCGCTGATATCAAAAGTAAATTTGTTATCCAACACGGTGTTTGCAGCAGTAGTGCTTGAAGTATTGATTTTATAACCGAAAGACTCAGCTTTGCTTGAACCGTCCAATTTACCGGCAGCCCTTAACACGTGGTGGTGCTGAGTGTTTGCACCGTCAGCGTGAGATGCTTGGTAACCTTTCACTTTATCTTCAGTTAAGTAAACAGCAAGGTATAAATCGCCGCCTACCTCTTGGAAAAACTTGGTGCGGGTTTCAACAGTCATAATGTTTGCACTGTCAGATACCCTCAAACCGCTGTTTACATACACAGGTGATGCACTGTGAGCAGCAATAGCAGCATCCACTTTATCAAGTTCGCTTTCAATATTCACGTTATTTGTACGGTCAAGCATAGCTGTTCCGTTAGCCACAAACGTAGGGTAACCTTCGCTCCTAAACATAGCATCCATATCCGTAGCTACTTGGGTAATAAACAATTGTGCCACAAAATTTTGGCTGTATGTACCCATATACACAGCGTTTTTGCCATTCAGGGTCATTATTTGCTCAAAACCTTGCCAGCCCCATGAGCCGCAAGGGCCACATAGCGAACCTGTAAGTTTGTTTACCAGTGAAACGTTAGTTTCAGGTACTACAATTTCTTGTGGGGGATTGCTGTTACCATTACCGCCGGGATTTGGCTCAGGGTTGGTTTTGTTATCCTCTTTTTTACAAGCTGAAAACAGCATGATAGCCGAAGCTACGGTTAGTAATATTTTTTTCATAATGAAAACGGATTCTGTTGTGTTTTAAAATTTATGTAAAAGTACAAAAACAGGAATGATTTAACGATGACATAGACGTAGTGCTTTTAAAAAACGTTCTAAAGCGTTTTTACATTATTGATTACTTTTGCAGCCACATCATGCAAAAACCGTCTATACCCTCAGGAACCCGTGATTTTAGCCCCGCAGAGGTGGTTAAACGCCGTTATATTTTCAGCACCATCGAAAGTGTGTTTGTAAAATATGGCTTTAAACCCATTGAAACTCCAAGTATGGAAAACCTAAGCACCCTTACAGGTAAATACGGTGACGAGGGGGATAAACTGCTGTTTAAAATCCTTAATTCAGGAGATTATGCCGGCAAGGTAGATGATGCACAATGGGCTGAAAAGAACAGCAACAAGTTGGTATCAAAGATTGCCGAAAAAGGCTTGAGATACGACCTTACCGTTCCTTTTGCCCGCTTTGTGGTGATGAACCAAAGCAAGCTTTCGTTCCCGTTTCGCCGCTACCAAATGCAGCCTGTATGGCGCGGTGATAGACCCAGCAAAGGCCGCTACCGTGAGTTTTACCAATGCGATGCTGATATTATCGGGTCTGATTCGCTGATAAACGAAGCTGATTTGGTATTGATATACGCCGAGGCATTTGAAAAGCTTGGGGTTAACGTTACCATTAAAATAAACAACCGTAAGGTGCTGATGGGTATTGCCCAATTATTAGGTGTTGAAAATAAACTTACCGATTTAACAGTAGCCATCGATAAGCTGGATAAAATTGGTATGGACGGTGTGAAAACAGAATTAACCGACCGTGGTTTCTCGTCACAACAAATAGAAAAAGCGGCTGAAATTGTGGGGTTTGAAGGTGATAATCACCAAACGGTTGCCTACCTAAATACCTTATTTGCCGAAGGCAGCGAGGGAAAAAAAGGCGTACAGGAACTTGAAACGGTTTTCACCTACCTGCAAGCCACCGGTTTTGATTTCGGTAAACTGAAAATAGACCTTACACTTGCCCGCGGTCTTAACTATTACACAGGGGCAATTTTTGAAGTTAGTGCAAACGATGCGAAAATGGGCAGCATTGGGGGTGGTGGCCGCTACGACGACCTTACAGGTATTTTTGGTTTGAAAGGTATGTCGGGCGTAGGAATATCGTTTGGTGCAGATAGGATTTACGATGTGATGGAAGAACTTAATTTGTTCCCCAACACAACCAACTCCTTTACCCAGTTACTGTTTTGTTGCATGACGGATGAAGCCCTTACGTATGCCTTGCCGCTGGCGGCCAAAGCCCGCAAAGCAGGCATAAACACAGAAGTATACCCAAGTGCTGCAAAACTTAAAAAGCAGTTAGATTTTGCCAACGCCAATCAAATAGCGTACGCGGTGATTATTGGCGAAAGCGAAATGCAAAACGGACAATTGGCATTTAAAAACCTGCACACAGGCAACCAACAAAGTATAGACATTGACGGTGTTATCGATATGATAATCGGGGATTAACTCCTTCGACAGACTCAGGATTAACTGAGCTTGCTGAAGAAAATCCTGAGCTTGCCGAAGGACATCCTGAGCTTGTCGAAGGACATCCTGAGCTTGTCGAAGGACATCCTGAGCTTGTCGAAGGACATCCTGAGCTTGTCGAAGGACACTTATAAATAAAAACATAAAACACACAAACACGTGGGCCATATAATCAAAGACATTATCACTTTAGAAGAGATATACAAAGCGGTACTAAGCGGCGAAACCGTTGAATTATCTGAAAAAAGTAAGCAACGCATTGCCAACTGCCGTGCCTTTATTGATAATAAAGTAAAAGGTGATAGTGGCCCTATATATGGTATAAATACCGGTTTCGGCTCGTTGTACAACGTACATATTGATACCGATTCGTTAGGCCGTTTGCAACGTAACCTGTTACTGTCACACGCCTGCGGAACGGGCGATGAGGTACCTCAAGACGTTGTGAAGCTGATGTTGTTGCTAAAAGCTCAATCCCTTAGTTACGGACACTCTGGTGTGCAGCTTGAAACCGTTCAGCGTTTGTTGGATTATTACAATGCAGGTATTTACCCTGTAGTATACCAACAAGGCTCGTTGGGTGCTTCGGGCGATTTAGCTCCGTTGGCTCATTTGTGCCTGCCGCTGTTGGGCGAAGGACAGATTTATTACAAAGGTGAAAAGTTAGCCGGTGCCGAGGCCAATAAAATTGTAGGCAAGCCCAAT encodes:
- the holA gene encoding DNA polymerase III subunit delta yields the protein MASLIARKFSPVYFLQGEESYFIDAVADYIEDNVLNEGERGFNQTVFYGKETDMMTVVMAARRFPMMSDYQVIIVKEAQNLKDFDKLESYLANPVSSTILVFAYKGKKLDKRTKTAKLLANFEFLDSAKLYENQVPAWVTDYLRGKGYTMNERAQALVAQSLGNDLGKIANELDKMLLNLAGGTVKNITEKEVEENIGISKDYNVFELQDAIGKRNFTKAIEIVDYFSASKNQNANLVVVLPQLYSFFSKLYKIHFLADKSKEKVSSALGINPFFFNDYINYFKNYSSIKIEKIFATLSEFDLKSKGVNNSGTPDGELMKEMLVKIFH
- a CDS encoding NAD(P)-binding protein codes for the protein MKATILGAGIAGLTTAIALQQKGIEIEIFEAAPKIQPVGAGLALAANAMQAFYKLGIADAIIAKGRKLPAFSFYNHRGIMLNSTNSIELGKKYGIDNFTIHRAALHSALLEQLGETPINLSKRAVGFTQNGNVITLQFADGSSHITQCLIVADGINSPIRRQLIPHSLPRYAGYVCWRAVIDSKGFDWSETSETFGPMGRFGITPLANNLLYWYACTNAPKDSKHYADYTVDDLRKHFAGYHHPIKEILDRTEDNALIYGPILDLAPLDKFAFGNILLIGDAAHATTPNLGQGACQAIEDAVVLADEMAKTTVYQNAFVNFEQRRLERTRYITLQSRKVGEVAQWQNPVLGWIRDRIMKNMPQSTKDKQFAKLFTVDF
- a CDS encoding Omp28-related outer membrane protein, which codes for MKKILLTVASAIMLFSACKKEDNKTNPEPNPGGNGNSNPPQEIVVPETNVSLVNKLTGSLCGPCGSWGWQGFEQIMTLNGKNAVYMGTYSQNFVAQLFITQVATDMDAMFRSEGYPTFVANGTAMLDRTNNVNIESELDKVDAAIAAHSASPVYVNSGLRVSDSANIMTVETRTKFFQEVGGDLYLAVYLTEDKVKGYQASHADGANTQHHHVLRAAGKLDGSSKAESFGYKINTSSTTAANTVLDNKFTFDISGYNKENLEATVVVWRKVGVRYKFINAYSNKIK
- a CDS encoding T9SS type A sorting domain-containing protein; translated protein: MKRILLALLTTLPALAFAQQSSDIEAGVIPQNPNGIVPTQVEPFKPAHPVTSKGFMRKSGNLPYKFDTLGFTYYDLQTNASVGNRVLVHADGKVSVAWTYSPDGTAEFPLRGSAYNHHNNTAWGAPPTSRIETNLRLGWPSIGVLPGNKEYVISHFATSGGLHVMTNDAIGGSNWTTGPRVLTIAGGKPIWNRADNNGNTIHVLTNYSDSAASTDPPNIRVDGMLLPTTYSRSTDGGQTWSTALSMLPGYDTSRYLRGGGDQYAIDANGNNVAIVIADNLGGDVALWKSTDNGQTFTKIIVDTFAFAPYKTDKVIGSNVPTNDGSVDVVMDNNGYAHVFWGYSEVSKNHPSADSSFFTPASNRIMYWGEQNNVKRIIGGMMDMDGDTQLTVAYGTPRSLGANNTLPRLQDSLGTVDLISVARYGNTSLATMPSAMVDAQGRIFCVYSAPLEGDLYASNEARETSNYRDLFITFSTDGGITWADPQNITQGHGYEDVFGCVGKTIVNNVLHVIWQRDEIPGTNLQNNSSDGSHPTVNNVILHASIPVQAIINNQIGLGPGVSVEEIDQPNVYITNGFYPNPTSNGGEVEIFLTETSPVTLTVTNLLGQTVATQDLGKQAPGNTTVKVATDSLAAGVYMYNISTGKYAVSGKMVVTK
- a CDS encoding type I restriction enzyme HsdR N-terminal domain-containing protein; translated protein: MYQLNLPPFEYKVKAEAQRKLIFDEVRRKYVVLTPEEWVRQHIIHFLVTDKNVPPHLIGVEKGINVLGRSRRADIVVFGRNGQPALLVECKAPTVSINAAVFTQAAVYTYGFGIDYIMVSNGVSHHYIKIDKQNSAVKEVAELPLFPFG
- a CDS encoding choice-of-anchor B family protein, producing the protein MKRTLKFICLLVLQSLALIAFSQHKKFNMVQLSRWDNDSLSTMGLQSYNDVWGWYDTIKKREYAIVGTVDSTYFFDVTNPFATPIKCDAEAGRSGFSIWRDYDTYSHYCYAVQDANVGALQIFDMSYLPDSVHKVYQSDSLLYRSHTIFRSGDKLYCNSATTRNGTRRASQILSLADPENPTLAGIITPPIFGGTAAFNFCHDTYVRHDTAYCSGETSGLYIFDVRNPANPKYLAAITDYPEKGYNHSSWTTDDGKYIFFTDENHGLGIKAFEIDNFANMDFQSVFRSNPGAIAHNPYIKGNFLYVSYYEDGVYVFDIRNPKNPQVVAYYDTHPQNNEGQYRGFYGCWSVYPFLPSGIVLALDQTNGLFVLKADATISVEELGVETFNVYPNPLNSDNLSVSLLNHDEREVTVTITDALGVEVYRSQQTVEEGLNNLSVQMPEGAKAGIYFVTITGRISNICKKILKP